Genomic DNA from Streptomyces sp. NBC_01571:
GCACACCCCTTGACCGCCCAGGAGCAGGCGAAGCGGTACGAGGCACTCGCCGAGTCCGCCTTGAAGTAGTAGCGGATCTTCACCTGGCTCAACTGGACCGTGGAGGAACCGGTGTTGCGTACCTTGAACCAGGGTTCGCTCTGATCGGCGGTGGCCCCGCTCGCGCTGGTGCGGTACTGAACGGCGATACCGTCGGCCGCGGCGGAGGCGGTCACGGTCATGGGTAGGGCGGCCAGGACGGTACTGCCCAGCAGAGTCGAAAGTGCCAGGGCCACACGGCCTCGGCCGACGGGGGGACGGGTTCTCATCTGGGGGTTCCTTTCAGGGGGACTCCCGCCGCGTGCGGGAGGGCCGGGGGAAGGCAGCCGTCAGGGTCGCCGGGATGAGGAGCGTGCGGTGAGTCCGGCACTCGGCGAGGTGGTGCCGGGCAGGGTGAGCGGGCGGTACTTCGCGATTCGCCTCCGGGGGATCTGGCGACGGACGGCATACCGGACTTGACCAGTTGGCCCACTGGGTTTACCAGTTGGCATCTCGGTTGAAGGTGGCATAGACCAATGCACTCGTCAACCCCCGTGCTCCGTAGGGGATTTGATGATATGACGGGTGATCAGATCACTGGCGCGGCGGTATCCGGGTGACTCGGAACCACTTACCACCGGACCAGTTATGGTCAGGGCCGTACCAGTTCCCGTCCCGCCGACGATCGAGAGTCCCGCATGGAGATCGACCCGGCCGCCTCCCGTGCGGTGCTCAAGCGTGAGAAGGTGCGCGACGCCGTCCTCGAACTGATCGAGGAACGCCGCCCGGGCGACGCGATCCCCTCCGAGCGGGCGCTCTGTGCCGAACTCGGCGTCTCCCGGCCCACGTTGCGGGCGGCGGTGGACCAACTCGTCGTGGCCGGACTGCTGGTGCGCGAGCACGGCCGCGGCATGTTCGTGGCCGGCGAGAAGATCACACAGGAACTGGTTCCCGACAGGCGGACCTTCAGCCTGCCGCAGGCCGCGGGCACCTGGACCAGCCGGCTGCTCGAATTCAGCACGCAGCGGGCCGGTGCGCGGGTGGGCCGCAAGCTGCGCATCTCACCCGCGGCCGAGATCCGCTACGTGGCACGTCTGCGGCTCGTCGACGGTTCCCCCATGGCCATCGAGTACCTCCACGTCCCGGCGGACCTGGCGCCGGACCTCACCCAGCACGAACTGGAGAACGGCGATCTGTACCAGCACCTGAAGCAACGCCACGGAGTCCAGGTCAGCGAGGCGGTGCAGGCGATCGAGCCCACGGTGGTGACCCGCGGCGAGGCGGACCTGCTCGACGTGCCGGAGCTGTCACCGGCTCTCCTCTTCGAGCGGCTCACCTCGGACACCCGCGACCGGCCGGTGGAGTACGTGCACTCGATCTACCGAGGCGACCGGTACCGCATAGTCTCCCGGCTGGCGCTCGGTCCCCGCGCCGAACACCCCTCGCCACCCGACGGCCATCATCCCGGCATCCCGCCGGGGGACCTCATGGCGGGTGAACCCGTCGCCTTCTCCACTCGGGGTGTGGTGCAGAGCGACCTGTGACCGTCGGAGGCGGGACTGTGGAGGGAGGTGACGTGGGTCAGGCGGCCGAAGGGGTCCAGACGCGCTCGGCGTAGTCGAGGAAGTTCGTGCCGAGAATCTTCTCGATGCGCCGCGAGCCGTATCCGCGGGACTCCAGCAGGCGGATCAGCTCCCGGAACTGGTTCACACCCCGCAGGTCGATGACGAAGGGCAGGGTGTCGTCGCGCTCACCCGCCGCGCCGACGCCGGCCTCGCGGCGCAGGGCGACGTGCTCGGCGAGGTGGGCGCGGTAGGTGTCGAGGTCGTCGATGGACGTGACCGTCCCGTCGGTGCCGATGCCCACGTGGTCCTCGCCGCACACGTTCACGGCGTGCACGATGTGGTCGACGACGTCCTCGGCGCGGGCATGGCCGGACAGCGAGAGGAAGGGCATGAAGTAGATGCCCACGAATCCACCGCGGGAGGCGACCAGACGCAGCTCCTCGTCGGTCTTGTTGCGGGGCAGGTCGGCGAGGGCGCGGCAGCCGGTGTGGTTGATGGAGACGGGCCGGCGTGAGTACGCGGCGGCGTCCAGGCAGGTGCGCTCCCCGCTGTGGGAGAGGTCGACCATGACGTGCTGCTCGTTCAGCGCGTCGACGACACGGTGCCCGAAGTCGCTCAGACCGCGGTTCTCCGGTGCCATCGAACCGTCGCCGATGTGATTGGCCTGGTTGTACGTGAGCTGGACGACGCGCACACCCAGGCCGGCGAAGGTCGCGATCCGCCCGGTGTCGTGGCCCACGGCCACGGCGTTCTGGAAGCCGTAGATGATGCCGATCCTGCCCTCGGCGCGGGCGCGGCGGATGTCGGCGGCCGTACGGACCTTGACGAGGTCGGCGGAGTGGTCGCGGACGAGCGCGTCCCACACGGCGATCTCGTGGAGGGTGTGCTCGTACGGAGGCAGATCACCCATCGTGTAGCCGAGGGTGATGTTGACCGCCGTCAGGCCCGAGGCATGGACGTCGGCCAAGGTCCTTTCGTCGATGGTGAGTTGATCGCTGGACGGGTTCAGCTGAGCGGCGGCGTCAACCGAGGCGGGGGCGTTGGGGTTGTCCAGCTGGCCGAGCGCGTTGATGATCATCGGGGTGTCGGTCATCGGGATCCCTCGGGGTCGGTGCGCCCGAACTCGGTGCGCTCGAAGCGGCGTCCACGTTTGACGGTGAGTGCGATGGTCCGCAGATTTCCTATGTCGTCGAGGGGATCCTCGTTCAGGACCGCGAAGTTGGCGAGTTTGCCCGCCTCGACACTGCCCATGACGTCCTCGGCGCCCGCACTCCGGGCACCCACGAGCGTCGCCGAGTGGAGCACCTGGTCGGCCGGGATGCCGCAGCGGCGGACGAGGAAGTCGAGTTCCTCGTAGAGAGCGGGAAAGGGGGCCCCGGGGTCGGTCTCGTAGTCCGTGCCGGTGGAGATCGCGACGCCCGACCGGTGGGCCTGGGCGGTGAGAGCCGCGGCGAGGTCCACGTTGGCCCGCGCGCGGGCGGCGGACTCGGGCGTGTCACCGGCCAGGAGATCGCTCAGCCACATGCCGGCGGTCGCGTCCAGGACCGTACCGCGCTCCTTCATCCGCGCGAAGAGCGCGGCCAGCCGTGGCTCGTCCCCCGAGGTGAACCGGGAGTGGTCGACGGCCGGCTTGTCGCGGTAGCTGATCAACCGATCCTCGACCGCCTCGAAGGGAAGCAGGGTGACGTGCGAGAGGCTGTCGGCGCCGGCCGCGACGAGGTCGCCCGGTGTCGCCGGGAAGACCGTGGCGTGGGCCCAGACGTGGATGCCCTGGCGATGCGCCTCCGCGGTGATGGCGGCGACGGTGTCACGGTCCAGGTCCGCGTAGATCTTGATGGCGGTCGCATGGGTACCGCGCGCCATCGCCACGGCCAGCCGAAGGTCCGTGTGCGCGGTGATGGCCTGCATCCACGGCACCTCGCCCGGCGTCCCGCCCCGGGTGACCTGGTGGGTGCGCGGATCGTCGAAGAAGCCCGGCCCCGCCATCAGGGCGGCGTACCGGATGTCCGGGCCCGGGATCTCGCCGACCAGGGTGGCTCTGGCGAGATCGCCCACGTGCCGCAGGTCGTCGGCCATGTCACGGACGGCCGTGACGCCGCCGAAGGCGAGCCGGCGCAGCACCGCCTCGGCGGCGGGCCGGTCGGGCGGGGTGGCGAGGTGCTGGTGGGAGTCGATCAGTCCCGGCACGACGAAGCGTCCGTCGAGATCGAAGACCTCGGCGCCGGCGGGCAGGTCGGCACCGATCACGCGGTCGTCACCGACGGCGCGGATGGCCGGGCCGTCGATGACGATGGTCGTCGAGGGCCGGAGGGGGCCGCCGATGCCGTCGAACAGAGTGGCACCGCGGTAGACCGCGACCGTGCCCGGCGCCGCGGGGGCGTATGGGGTCGGTGCGCCCGGGCTTTCGTCCGCCATCTTCACCTCTCGGCAGGACTGTTACGCTCAGCGCAACAGTCGTATCGTCACTGGAAACATTCGGCACTGTACCCCCGTCCCGCCCGGCCTCCGCAAGGCCCCCGGCGCCGACGGAGATTCGATGCCGGTCGAGGCCCGGTCCCACGCCGAGACCCGATGCCACAAGGAGTGCTCCCCATGCCCGAGGCCCCCCGCACGGCGGTGGACAAGGCGCTGGACCTGGTCGAGGCCGTGGCCCGCTCGCCGCAGCCGCCGCGCCTCACCGACCTGGCCGAGGCCGTGGACCTGCACCGGGCGACCGCGTACCGGATCCTGCTGGATCTCGTCCGCCGCGGCTGGGTGCTGCGGGCCGGCGACCGCTACCTCCCCGGCACGGCGGTCCTGCAGCTGTCCTCCGCCGCCACGCGCCACTCCCTCGTCGCCCTGGCCCGGCCGGTGCTCCGCAGCCTGTCCGAGGCCACGGAGATGATGGTCAACCTCCAAGTCCTCGAGGAGGACCGCTCCCGAGTGATCGACGTCGTACGGCCCGAGCGCCTCGGCATGATCACGCGCCTGCTCGGTGAGGCACTGCCCGTCCACCGGTTCGCCGGCCCCCTGGCACTGGTCGCGGCGCTCGAACCGGAGGCGCGGGGGCCCTATCTCCGCCCGGCCGAGGAGGCGGGGCACCCGCTCGACGGTCCCGAAGGAATCGTGGCGGAGATCGAACACACCCGGCGGTCCGGATTCGCCGTCGAGCACGGACGCAACGAGAAGCCGGTCGCCTCACTGAGCCGCGCGGTGGTCGTGGACCAGGGATCCCCCCTCTGCGCCCTCACCGTGGTGGGTCTCGACGCGGAGATCGACACGGCGCGACTCCTCCACCTGAAACAGCGACTGCGCGAGGCCACCGAGGAGCTGGGACGCCTGCTCTCCTGGACCGGACCCGGCACCGCCACGACGGAGGTGCCGGCATGACCGGGGTCCTCGTCCTCGACCGGGCCCAGACCCGCGCCGCCCTCGACCCCGCGCGCGTCATGGAGGCGGTCGCTACCGCACTCGTCGCCATCGGCCGGGACGAGGTGTCGGCGCCGCCGAGGATCGCCGCGCGCACCGCGAGCGGATTGCTGGGCGCCATGCCCGGATACGTTCCGGGGCTGGGCCTCGCGGCCAAGCTCGTCTCCGTGTTCGGCGATCCCGACCGCCCCGGCCGCAGCGCGCACCGCGGAATGGTCGCCCTCTTCGACGCCGACGACGGCCGGCCCCTCGCCCTCATGGACGCCGAGTCCCTCACCGGCATCCGGACGGCCGCCGCCGCCACGTGGAGCGCCCGTGCGCTGGCGGTCGCGGAACCGGCCGGCCCGGCGACCGTGATCGGCACCGGCGCCCAGGCCCGCGCCCAGGTCGCCCTGCTCGCGGCGCTCGATCCCACCGCACCCGTCGTCGTGGCCGGCCGTGACCAGGGGCGGGCCCGGCTCACCGCCGACCTGCATCCCGGGGGAAGGACGGCCACGGGTGTCGAGGCGGCGGTCCGCGCGGCGGGCGTCGTCTTCTGCTGCACCGGCGCCACCCGGCCCGTGGTGCGCCGTGACTGGCTCGCGGCCGGCACCCACATCAGCTCCGTCGGCGGTTCGCACGGTCCCGAACTGGACACCGGCACCCTGCGGGACGCGGCCCTCTTCGCCGAGTGGGCGGGCGCGGCCACGGCCGAACCCCCGGCCGGAGCGCATGAATTGCAGGATCTTCCTGCCGGGCGGACGGTCACCCTGCTCGGCCGCGTGCTCTCCGGGGACCGGCCCGGACGGCAGAGCGCGGACGAACTGACCGTGTTCAAGTCCACCGGGCACGCCGCCCTGGACGTGGCCGCCGCGCATGTCGTCCATGCCGTCGCCTCGGCCGCGGGGTGGGGGACGAGGGTCGACCTCTGACGACGGCGAGGACCGTCCTTTCAGGGTGTCCGGGTACGGGTGCGGATGCGGTGGCTCGTTGCCCGCACCCGTGTCCGGACGTCTTGGGTCACCCCGTCACCGGGGCGTGTCCCGACCGGGGGACACCCGGCACCGGATCGCCGTGAGCAGTGTCGCCACCAGGCCCCGCGCCCACTCGCTGGAGGCGGGCTCCCCGCTGAAGATCGCGCGGTAGTACAGCGGGCCGAGCAGTGTGTCGACGGCCGTGCCCACGCTCGGCACCTCGCCGCCGCGAGCCTGCTCCCGCTCGATGATCGCGCCGAGTTGTGCGTGCCGGTCGGCCGTGCAGGCGCACCCGCCGTCCGGACCCGAGCCGATGGTCGCCCGCATCAGGGCGAGGACGTCGGGGTCGGCGAGGTCGGTGGCCACATCGCCCATCCACCGCTCCAGGTCGCCCGACAGGGAACCGGTGTCCGGAACCACCACGTCGCCGCTGAACCGGCTGGTGGCGACGTCGTTCAGAAGCTGCGCCACCGATCCCCAGCGCCGGTACACGGTGGTCGCGTGCACCCCGGCGCGCGCCGCGATGACGGGAATGGTCAGCGCCTCGACGGGTTCTTCGGCGACCAGTTCCTCGACCGCGTGGTGAACGGCCGCTCGCACCTTCGCGGAGCGGCCGCCGGGACGGGCTTGAGCAGTTGCTTCGGTCATACGGAAATTATCGCACTCATCGCTGCGTTAGGGCTACCGTAGTTAACGCAACGATCACTGCATTCGGAGAGGGCGCCGCATGTCTGACGCACCCACGCGCTACAAGAAATCCCCGGCAACCCAGGCGGTTCCGGTCCTGGCCGGGCCGCCGGACGGCCGTGCGCGACGCGGGCTGAGCCGGCCGGTGGCCTTCGCCTCGATCGCGGCCGTCTTCATCCTGTTCATGGCCGCCTCGAGCGCACCGTCGCCGCTCTACGTCATCTACCAGCAGGAATGGAGCTTCTCGGCCACCACGCTCACCACCGTGTTCGCGGTGTACGTGGTCGGCATGATCGCCGCGCTCCTCGTGCTCGGGGCGCTGTCCGACCACATCGGCCGCCGGCCCGTCCTGGCCACGGCCATCGTCCTCGAAGCGGTGGCGATGGTCCTGTTCGTCGTCGCCGGCGACGTCTCCGTACTTCTGACCGCCCGCTTCGTACAGGGAATCGCCACCGGCGCGGCCATGACGACACTCGGCGCGACGCTCGTCGATCTCAACCCGCCCCACGCACCGCACCGCGCCGGCGTCATCACCGGCGCGGCCCCGACGTTCGGACTCGGTCTGGGCGCGCTGGGCTGCGGTGTCCTGGCGCAGTACGGGCCGCACCCGACCCGGTTGGTCTACGTGCTGCTGCTCGCCGGAGTGGTCATCGCCGGTCTGCTCGTCGCCCTGCTGCCCGAGACGGCACAGCGCCGGCCGGGTGCCGCACGGTCGCTGCGGCCGCGTCTGGGCGTCGCTCCGCGCCTGCGCTCGGACCTGATCGCCCTCGTGCCGATCCTGGTGGCGAGCTGGGCCCTCGGCGGCCTGTACCTCTCGCTCGGTCCGTCCGTGGCCGCCAACCTGTTCGGTCTGTCCAGCCACGTCATCGGCGGCCTCGTGGTCACCCTGCTCTGCGGACCCGCCTCGATCACCGTCTTCCTGCTGCGCGGCTGGCCCACCGAGCGCACCCTCGCCCTCGCGGCCGTCCTGCTGCTCGTCGGGACGGGGGTGGGCCTGGCCGGGGTGGAGGAGCACTCGCTCGCCATGTCCGCGATCGGTACCGCCATCGCCGGTGTCGGCTTCGGCGGGTCGGCCCTGGCCAGCTTCGGCACGCTGGCCCGGATCGCCGAACCGGCCGAGCGGGGCGAGCTGTTCGCGGTCGCGTTCGTCATCTCCTACCTGGCTTTCAGCGTCCCCGCCGTGGTCGCCGGTTTCGCCGCCACGAACGTCGGCCTGCATGAGACCTCGGTCGTCTACAGCGCGGCCGTCATCGGCTTCAGCGCCCTCGCGCTCGCCGCCCAGTGGCTGCGCACCGCACGCGCCAGGAACGCCGACCGCCGCGACCGGATCGCCGGGGTCCAGGACTGGTGACGACACTCCCGCACCGACCCGCGGATTCCGCGCGGTCGGTGCGGGACCGTTTTTGTGCGCCGGTCGCCCGATCGCTCGGGGAATTGCCCGATACGGCGACGTGTCGGATGACCGTGACCCTGCCGAAATCAGCGCCTTCGCAACGGATTTCACAGAGTGGGGGCTGCCGGAACTCGTCCCGATAGGCGGTCTTCGGCCGGACCCGGGCGCGCACGTCCTCCCACGCCCGGACGACACCACCCGTTGACGGGCGTCCTCGTCTCGGCGAACTCGCCGTGCCCACAAGGTGGTTGAGTCCCGGCGGCGCATGCGGCAGGTTTTTCCCGAGTGTTCCGCAAGGGGGCCTGCCGCAAAGTCCTTGTTTCCGAATGCTCTTGAAAACTTGGCCTGTACATTACAGATTACTCGTCTGCGGGACATGGAGATCACGTCTTATGGGGGCAGGAGTGATCTTGCTGTGAAGCGACGCCGCAGCGAACGGTTACCGAGTTCTTCGAGAGGGCGGAAATGAGAAACCTGTCATCACCCGGAGCACCTCAGCCGGCTCCCGGACGTCTGAAGCGCAAGGCGTCCTGGTTCGGGGTGCTGTTCGGCGCCACCGTCCTGACCGTCGCGCTCCCTTCGGCGGTGGCCCAGGCGGACAACCTGCCGAATCTGCCGCAGAACGCCGGAGGCTACGAGGCGTCGTTCTCGCCCGCGTACGACTACGACGGCGACGGCTGCTACCCCGTCGCCGCCATCGCTCCCGACGGAACGCTCAATCCCGGTCTGAACACCACGGGTGCCGTCAACGGCAGCTGCCGTGACCAGTCCGACCTCGACCGGACGCAGACCTACGCCCGCTCGAAGTGCAACAACGGATGGTGTGCCGTCGTGTACGCCAGCTACTTCGAGAAGGACCAGGCCGTGGCCGGCAGCGGTCTCGGCGGACACCGCCACGACTTCGAGCACGTGATCTCCTGGATCAACCAGGCGACCAACCAGGTGGAGTACGTCTCGACCACGCAGCACTCCAGCCAGAAGACCTATGCGCGGTCCGAGGTCCGGTTCGACGGTTCGCACCCCAAGGTCGTCTACCACAAGGACGGTCTGGGCACGCACTTCTTCCGACTCGCCAACAACAACGACGAGCCTCCGGAGAACCACTACCACAACTGGCGTCAGCCTCCCATCGTGGACTGGAACGGCTGGCCCAGCATCGAGCTGCGGGACCGGCTGATGAACGCGGACTTCGGGTCGGCCACCATCAAGACCACGGACAAGGACGACCGCTTCCGCAATCTCCTCAACGCCTCCAAGCCCGCCGGGATCCCGTTCGACCCTTGGAACTGAGCCCGGGACCGAAGCAGCCCCGCGGGTGCTCGTCCCGTACCGGACACGGGACTTGGGCGAGCACCCGGCAGGAGACACCAGAGCGGAGCGCCGTTCGTGGAGCCCGCACAGTGCGACGATCCGTCGTGGACGGCGGTCGCGGGGTGACGGCCTGAACCGTCACCGCCCCTGTCCGCTGCCGCGGACGCCCACGTCGCCCGGACGCCGTGGGGCCCGACCGGAACCCGGGTCGGCCCCCACGGCGCAGCGCTGTCCGGGGACGGGACATCGCCGAGGTGCTGGCCCTGTCGGTGCGCACCGTCGACAGCCACCGCCTGCGCGCCTACGCCGAACTCGGCGTCACCACCCGACGCGAACTGGCCCGGACGCTCCGGGCGGTGCCCCCGGGCGCGTCTCCGCAGCACGCGCGCCGTCCTTCGTAGACCACGTCCACGTCCACGATCACGTCCGGCTGAGCGGCGGCGCCCCACTGATCCTCGTCATCAGGCCCCCGCAGACAGGACAGTCACGCTCGTCCATGGATCTCACGGCGAGGAGGTGACCACAGAAGTCGCAAGGGCGCATGTCCTCATCGGGCGGCGGGGTGGCCGGGGCGGCCGCTCAGGAGGAGCTACCACTCGTCGCGCAGGGCCGCCCTGCCGCCATGTCCTCCGCCACCCGACACCTGTCCTCGGGCAACGGGCGCGT
This window encodes:
- a CDS encoding ornithine cyclodeaminase family protein, whose product is MTGVLVLDRAQTRAALDPARVMEAVATALVAIGRDEVSAPPRIAARTASGLLGAMPGYVPGLGLAAKLVSVFGDPDRPGRSAHRGMVALFDADDGRPLALMDAESLTGIRTAAAATWSARALAVAEPAGPATVIGTGAQARAQVALLAALDPTAPVVVAGRDQGRARLTADLHPGGRTATGVEAAVRAAGVVFCCTGATRPVVRRDWLAAGTHISSVGGSHGPELDTGTLRDAALFAEWAGAATAEPPAGAHELQDLPAGRTVTLLGRVLSGDRPGRQSADELTVFKSTGHAALDVAAAHVVHAVASAAGWGTRVDL
- a CDS encoding LuxR C-terminal-related transcriptional regulator; the protein is MGPDRNPGRPPRRSAVRGRDIAEVLALSVRTVDSHRLRAYAELGVTTRRELARTLRAVPPGASPQHARRPS
- a CDS encoding IclR family transcriptional regulator — protein: MPEAPRTAVDKALDLVEAVARSPQPPRLTDLAEAVDLHRATAYRILLDLVRRGWVLRAGDRYLPGTAVLQLSSAATRHSLVALARPVLRSLSEATEMMVNLQVLEEDRSRVIDVVRPERLGMITRLLGEALPVHRFAGPLALVAALEPEARGPYLRPAEEAGHPLDGPEGIVAEIEHTRRSGFAVEHGRNEKPVASLSRAVVVDQGSPLCALTVVGLDAEIDTARLLHLKQRLREATEELGRLLSWTGPGTATTEVPA
- a CDS encoding MFS transporter, translated to MSDAPTRYKKSPATQAVPVLAGPPDGRARRGLSRPVAFASIAAVFILFMAASSAPSPLYVIYQQEWSFSATTLTTVFAVYVVGMIAALLVLGALSDHIGRRPVLATAIVLEAVAMVLFVVAGDVSVLLTARFVQGIATGAAMTTLGATLVDLNPPHAPHRAGVITGAAPTFGLGLGALGCGVLAQYGPHPTRLVYVLLLAGVVIAGLLVALLPETAQRRPGAARSLRPRLGVAPRLRSDLIALVPILVASWALGGLYLSLGPSVAANLFGLSSHVIGGLVVTLLCGPASITVFLLRGWPTERTLALAAVLLLVGTGVGLAGVEEHSLAMSAIGTAIAGVGFGGSALASFGTLARIAEPAERGELFAVAFVISYLAFSVPAVVAGFAATNVGLHETSVVYSAAVIGFSALALAAQWLRTARARNADRRDRIAGVQDW
- a CDS encoding GntR family transcriptional regulator; translated protein: MEIDPAASRAVLKREKVRDAVLELIEERRPGDAIPSERALCAELGVSRPTLRAAVDQLVVAGLLVREHGRGMFVAGEKITQELVPDRRTFSLPQAAGTWTSRLLEFSTQRAGARVGRKLRISPAAEIRYVARLRLVDGSPMAIEYLHVPADLAPDLTQHELENGDLYQHLKQRHGVQVSEAVQAIEPTVVTRGEADLLDVPELSPALLFERLTSDTRDRPVEYVHSIYRGDRYRIVSRLALGPRAEHPSPPDGHHPGIPPGDLMAGEPVAFSTRGVVQSDL
- a CDS encoding NPP1 family protein, encoding MRNLSSPGAPQPAPGRLKRKASWFGVLFGATVLTVALPSAVAQADNLPNLPQNAGGYEASFSPAYDYDGDGCYPVAAIAPDGTLNPGLNTTGAVNGSCRDQSDLDRTQTYARSKCNNGWCAVVYASYFEKDQAVAGSGLGGHRHDFEHVISWINQATNQVEYVSTTQHSSQKTYARSEVRFDGSHPKVVYHKDGLGTHFFRLANNNDEPPENHYHNWRQPPIVDWNGWPSIELRDRLMNADFGSATIKTTDKDDRFRNLLNASKPAGIPFDPWN
- a CDS encoding dipeptidase → MTDTPMIINALGQLDNPNAPASVDAAAQLNPSSDQLTIDERTLADVHASGLTAVNITLGYTMGDLPPYEHTLHEIAVWDALVRDHSADLVKVRTAADIRRARAEGRIGIIYGFQNAVAVGHDTGRIATFAGLGVRVVQLTYNQANHIGDGSMAPENRGLSDFGHRVVDALNEQHVMVDLSHSGERTCLDAAAYSRRPVSINHTGCRALADLPRNKTDEELRLVASRGGFVGIYFMPFLSLSGHARAEDVVDHIVHAVNVCGEDHVGIGTDGTVTSIDDLDTYRAHLAEHVALRREAGVGAAGERDDTLPFVIDLRGVNQFRELIRLLESRGYGSRRIEKILGTNFLDYAERVWTPSAA
- a CDS encoding amidohydrolase family protein, with the protein product MADESPGAPTPYAPAAPGTVAVYRGATLFDGIGGPLRPSTTIVIDGPAIRAVGDDRVIGADLPAGAEVFDLDGRFVVPGLIDSHQHLATPPDRPAAEAVLRRLAFGGVTAVRDMADDLRHVGDLARATLVGEIPGPDIRYAALMAGPGFFDDPRTHQVTRGGTPGEVPWMQAITAHTDLRLAVAMARGTHATAIKIYADLDRDTVAAITAEAHRQGIHVWAHATVFPATPGDLVAAGADSLSHVTLLPFEAVEDRLISYRDKPAVDHSRFTSGDEPRLAALFARMKERGTVLDATAGMWLSDLLAGDTPESAARARANVDLAAALTAQAHRSGVAISTGTDYETDPGAPFPALYEELDFLVRRCGIPADQVLHSATLVGARSAGAEDVMGSVEAGKLANFAVLNEDPLDDIGNLRTIALTVKRGRRFERTEFGRTDPEGSR
- a CDS encoding TetR/AcrR family transcriptional regulator, whose amino-acid sequence is MTEATAQARPGGRSAKVRAAVHHAVEELVAEEPVEALTIPVIAARAGVHATTVYRRWGSVAQLLNDVATSRFSGDVVVPDTGSLSGDLERWMGDVATDLADPDVLALMRATIGSGPDGGCACTADRHAQLGAIIEREQARGGEVPSVGTAVDTLLGPLYYRAIFSGEPASSEWARGLVATLLTAIRCRVSPGRDTPR